The sequence AGCGCATCGGCAACGGTCTCATCGGCGGCCATGGCGCGGATGCGGTGTTCGGCCTCGCTCCACGGCACGCGGCCGATCAGCCAGGGCCCGGCGGCGATTTCCCTGAACTCTTCGTCCCCGGCTTCCGGAACCGCCGAAAGATTGATCAGCCGCTGCTCCAGTGCGAATGGCCGTTCGCCGGCAAAATGCAAGCCTTCGATCCATAGCACCGACCCTGCGGCGGACAGCCCGAGCAGCGCTCTGTCCTCCGCGTTGCTGCGCCGCTTCAGGCGCTCCAGCCGCTCGTAACGATAGGGCAGGGCGAGCGCTTCGACCTCGATCCTGATGTCGTGAAGTTCCAGCACCGCGGCCTGCGACTGCGGTCGGCGCACGAAGCTGCCTGAACGGCGCCGCCGCTCGATCAACCCGGCCTTGGCCAGCTGCGACAAGGCCTTGTTCACCGTCATGCGGGAGCAATTGTACTCGGTCGTCAGCTCATGTTCGAACGGAATGCGATGGCCGGGCGCCCAGGCGCCGGACAGGATTTTTTCGCGGATGTCGGACAGGATGCGCTGATGCAGCGAGACCGTCTCGCCACCATCAATGTCATCTGTCTCGATCAGGCTCATCGGCTTCAGTTCTGCGACAGCGCGGTCATGACCTTGCGGAATCGCTCGGCGATAGCCGTGCCCTTCGCATGCCTGCCGCCACTGACCTGCTTCTTGCCATGCACCCAGACGCAGTCGACCTTGCTGCCATTGGCGAAGATCCAGGCGTCGAGGATCGCGTCGCCGGTCTTGCCGGCTAGTGAGGGGGTGTTGGCGTCGAGCGAGACGAGATCGGCGGCTGCGCCAACGGCGATCTGGGAAGCGCCGGCACCGAGCGCGACGCTGCCGCCGTCGAGTGCGGCGTCGAACAGCGCACGCCCGGTCGAGCCGCCGGCTACCGCCAGCACATTGCGGGCGCGGTGGGCGAGGCGTTGCGAATATTCCAGTTGGCGCAACTCGTCGGGCAGGCCAATCAGCACGTTGGAATCGGAGCCGACGCCAAAGCGGCCGCCATGCTCGGTGAACAGTGGTGCGGCAAACGTGCCGTCGCCGAGATTGGCCTCGGTGATCGGGCAAAGGCCGGCGATGGCGCCGCTCTTCGCCATACCGATGGTTTCGGTATCAGTCATATGGGTAGCATGGATCAGGCACCAGCGCTGGTCGACCTCGGCGTTGGCCAGCAGAAACTCCACCGGCCGCGCGCCGGACCAGGCAACGCAGTCCTCGACCTCCTTCACCTGCTCCGCGACGTGGATGTGGATCGGCCCATTCGGCGCCAAAGCAGCGACCTGGTTCAGTTCCTCTGGCGTCGCGGCGCGCAGACTGTGCGGCGCGACGCCGACGACGGCCTGATTCAACGCGCGAACCGATTCGCGGCTCTTCTCAACAAGCCGGGAGAACCGATTCACATCGTTGATAAATCGCCTTTGGCCCTCGTTCGGCGCGGCACCGCCGAAGGAGGAGTGCGCATAGAACACCGGCAGCAGTGTCAGCCCGATACCCGTTTCGCCCGCGGCGGCGGCGATGCGCTCGGCCATCTCGGCGAGATTGGCGTAGGGTTTCCCATCGCGGTCGTGGTGCAGATAGTGAAATTCGCCGACGCGCGAGAAACCGGCCTCAAGCATCTCGACATAGAGCTGTGCGGCAACCGCCTCGACCTGGTCGGGCGTCATCGACAGCGCGAAGCGGTACATCACCTCGCGCCAGCTCCAGAAACTGTCGGCGGAAGGGCCGCGAAGTTCGGCAAGCCCGGCCATGCCGCGCTGGAAGGCATGGCTGTGCAGATTGGGCATGCCGGGCACGAGAATGGCGTGGCGCTCGTCGCCGGCCTGCGGCGTTGCGTCTGCTTCGACGGTGGCGATGCGGCCACCATCGAGCGCGATCCTGACATTGCCTTGCCAGCCCTCGGGCAGCAGCGCCTGTTCCGCAAAGATCGCCGTCACGTCCGTCTCCAAATCTGCATGCCTGAGCGACGATACCACTTGCGTCGCGTTTCAATATGTATATACATAATCGCCATCCTTTCAAATGGAAAAGATGATGGGTGGAGCAAACAAGAAGAGCGGCCTTCGTGTCTGGCGCAATGCGCGCCTGGCGACCATGGCCGACGGTGTGGCTGGCCTCGGCATTGTCGAGAAAGGCGCGATCGCCGCGCGCGACGGTGTCATTGTATATGCCGGCGCAGAGGCCTCGATGCCGGCTTCGGCAGGGCAGGGCGCCGAGATCATCGATTGCGAGGGCCGATGGATCACGCCCGGCCTGATCGACTGCCACACGCATCTTGTCTATGCCGGCAACCGCGCCAACGAATTCGAGATGCGGCTGGCAGGTGCCACCTATGAAGAGGTCGCCAGGGCCGGCGGCGGCATCGTGTCCTCGGTCAAGTCACTGCGCGCCGCAAGCGAGGACGAGCTCGTCGCCCAGACGCTGCCGCGCCTCGATGCGCTGATGGCCGAAGGTGTCACATCAGTCGAAGTCAAATCGGGCTACGGCCTCGATCTCGACAATGAGAAGAAGTCGCTGCGTGCCGCCCGCCGGCTGGCCAATGAGCGCCCCGTCACCGTTCGCACGACGTGCCTCGCCGCACACGCCCTGCCGCCCGAAGCCAAGGGGGACAAGGACGCTTTTATCGATCTGGTCGCCAAGCAGATTGTTCCGGCGGTTGCCGCCGAAGGGCTGGCCGATGCGGTCGACGGTTTTTGCGAAGGCATAGCGTTCTCACCTGAGCAAATGGCGCGCATTTTCGATGCCGCCAAGGCCCTGGGCCTGCCGGTCAAACTTCACGCCGACCAGCTGTCCAACCTGCACGGCGCAGCACTTGCCGCCAGCTATGGCGCGCTGTCCGCCGACCATCTCGAATATACGGACGAGGCGGGCGCTGCCGCGATGGCGAAGGCCGGCACGGTGGCGACCATCCTGCCCGGCGCATACTACTTCATCCGCGAAACCAAGAAGCCGCCAATCGACCTGATCCGCCGCCATGGCGTGAAGATGGCGGTGGCGACGGACAGCAATCCCGGCACCTCGCCGCTCACCTCGCTGTTGCTCACCATGAATATGGCAGCGACGCTCTTTGGCTTGACCGTCGATGAGTGCCTCGCCGGCGTCACCCGCGAGGCCGCGCGCGCGCTTGGCCTTCTCGACAAAGCTGGCACGCTGGAGGCTGGCAAATCCGCCGACCTGGCGATCTGGGACATCGAGCGTCCCGCCGAACTCGTCTACCGCATGGGCTTCAATCCGCTCCATGCCCGCATCTGGAGAGGACAATGACCGAACTGACCTTGAAGCCCGGCAACGCGACGCTGGCCGACTGGCGCGCCATCTACCGTGGCGCCGTGCCGAAGCTGGACGATGCCTGCCGTCCGAAAATCAAGGCGAGCGCCGAGGCCGTCGCCAGGATCGTTGCCAAGGGCGAGCCGGTCTACGGCATCAATACCGGCTTCGGCAAACTGGCCAGCGTCCGCATCCCGGCCAGCGATCTCGAGACCTTGCAGCGCAACATCGTACTCTCGCACGCCGCCGGTGTCGGCGAGCCGATGCCGGTCGCAATTGCCCGCCTGATGATGGCCCTGAAGCTTGCCAGCCTGGCGCAGGGCGCCTCGGGTGTGCGCGCCGAAACCATCGAATTGCTGGAAGCGATGCTCGCCAACGACGTCATCCCGGTGGTGCCGGCGCAAGGCTCGGTCGGTGCTTCCGGCGATCTCGCGCCGCTGTCGCACATGACGGCCGTGATGATCGGCGTCGGCGAATGCTTTACCCCGCATGGCCGCTTCCCGGCCAAGGTCGCCTTCGTCTCGCACGGACTGGAGCCGGTGACATTGGGCGCCAAAGAAGGCCTGGCGCTGCTCAACGGCACGCAGTTCTCCACCGCCTATGCGCTGGCCGCTTTGTTCGAGGCTGAAGTGCTCTACCAGTCGGCGTTGGTTGCCGGCGCGCTGTCGACCGATGCCGCCAAGGGGTCCGACGCGCCGTTCGATCCGCGTATCCATGTGCTGAGGAAGCACCGTGGCCAGATCGAGACGGCGGAGGCGCTGCGCAATCTGATGGCCGGCAGCGCTATCAGGGAATCGCACCGTGTCGGCGACGAACGCGTCCAGGATCCCTATTGCCTGCGCTGCCAGCCGCAAGTGATGGGCGCGGCTTTAACAGTGCTGCGCCAGGCGGCCGACACGCTCGGCACTGAAGCCAATGGCGTCACTGACAATCCGCTGATCTTCGCCGAGGACGACACCGCGCTGTCCGGCGGCAACTTCCACGCCGAGCCGGTGGCCTTCGCCGCCGACATGATCGCGCTGGCCGTCTGCGAGATCGGCTCGCTCTCGGAACGCCGCATCGCCATGCTGGTCGATCCGGCGCTGTCCGGCATGCCAGCCTTCCTGACGCCCAAGCCCGGCCTCAACTCCGGCTTCATGATCCCGCAGGTGACGGCGGCGGCACTCGTTTCAGAAAACAAGCAGAAGGCCTATCCGGCCAGTGTCGATTCCATCCCGACCTCGGCCAACCAGGAAGACCACGTCTCGATGGCCGCGCACGGCGCGCGCCGGCTGATCGGCATGGTCGAGAACGCGACGGCGGTGATTGGCATCGAATTGCTGGCGGCCGCGCAAGGCTGCGATTTCCACCAGCCGCTGGCGTCGAGCAACGCGCTGGAAGCGGTACGCAAGCTGGTCCGGGCCGAAGTGCCGCATCTCGACAATGACCGGCATTTCCACCCCGACATGGAAAAGGCGATCGCCATGGTGCGCAGCGGTGCGACGATCAAGGCGGCCGGCGCGGTAACACTGCCTTCGATCTCGGGAGCCTGACATGACCGACTGGCTGACAGTGACGGAAGGCACGGCACCTCTGCTGGTGTCGATCCCGCATACCGGCACCGATCTCGCCGGAATCGACAACCGGCTGGTCTCGCCCTGGCTCGGCCGCCGCGATTGCGACTGGTGGATCGACAATCTCTACGATTTTGCCGCCGGCCTTGGCGCGACGGTGGTGCATACGTCGATCTCGCGCACGGTCATCGACGTCAACCGTGATCCTTCCGGCGCGTCGCTCTATCCGGGGCAGACGACGACGACGCTTTGCCCGACGGAGACTTTCGACGGCGATCCGCTTTACCTGCCCGGCGAAGAGCCGACGCCGGCGGAGATCGACCAGCGCCGTATATCCTATTTCGTGCCCTACCATGAAATGCTGGCGGCCCAGGCCGTCAGGCTGCGCGGCCTGCACGAAAAAATCGTCATCTACGATTGCCACTCGATCCGTTCGGTGCTGCCGCGCCTGTTCTACGGCACCCTGCCGGTGTTCAATCTCGGCACCAATGACGGCCAGACCGCCGACCCGACGCTGCAGGCATTGGTCGGCCAGATCATGGCTGAAAGCGGTGAAAGCTATGTGATCAACGGCCGCTTCAAGGGTGGCTGGATCACGCGCTACTTCGGCAATCCGCAAGGCGGCTACCATGCGTTGCAGATGGAACTCGCCGATCGCGGCTATCTGCGCGAGCCCGAGGCCAAGGGCGAGCCGGACAATTGGCCGGTTCCTTATGACGCCGAGTTTGCCGCGCCGATCCGCGCCACACTGACCAAAATCCTTCAAACCGCCATTGACTGGGCAGGGCGCTGACGCGCCGCCATCCGAAAGGGACAATGATGAACAATCCTCGCCACAACATTCGCGAAGTCCGTGCGCCGCGCGGCGACAAGCTCAACGCCCGCTATTGGACGACCGAAGCGCCGCTGCGCATGCTGATGAACAATCTCGACCCCGAGGTCGCGGAGAACCCCAACGAGCTGGTCGTCTATGGCGGCATCGGCCGGGCGGCGCGCACCTGGAACGATTTTGACAGCATCGTCGCCTCGCTGAAGACGCTTGGCGAGGACGAGACGCTGCTGGTGCAGTCGGGCAAGCCGGTCGGCGTGTTCCGCACCCACGCCGATGCGCCGCGCGTGCTGATCGCCAACTCCAATCTGGTGCCGCATTGGGCGACCTGGGATAAATTCAACGAGCTCGATAAAAAGGGCCTGATGATGTACGGCCAGATGACGGCCGGCTCGTGGATCTACATCGGCACGCAAGGCATCGTGCAGGGCACCTACGAGACCTTCGTCGAAGCCGGCCGCCAGCATTATGGCGGCAACCTCAAGGGCAAATGGATCCTGACCGGCGGCCTCGGCGGCATGGGCGGCGCCCAGCCGCTGGCGGCCGTCATGGCCGGCGCCTGCTGCCTCGCCATCGAATGCAATCCGGACTCGATCGATTTCCGCCTGCGCACCCGCTATGTCGACGAGAAGGCCGAGACGCTCGACGAAGCGATGGAGATGATCGAGCGCTGGACCAAGGCCGGAGAGGCGAAATCCGTCGGTCTGCTCGGCAACGCGGCCGAGATCGTGCCGGAAATGTTCAGGCGCGGCATCCGTCCCGACATGGTCACCGACCAGACCTCAGCCCACGATCCGATCAATGGTTATCTGCCGAAGGGCTGGACCATGGCCGAATGGCGCGAGAAGCGTGTCAGCGACCCGAAGGCTGTCGAGAAGGCGGCCCGTGCCTCCATGCGCGAACATGTCGAGGCGATGGTGGCGTTCTGGAACGCCGGCGTGCCGACGCTCGACTACGGCAACAACATCCGCCAGGTTGCCAAGGACGAAGGCTTTGAGAACGCTTTCGCTTTCCCCGGTTTCGTGCCGGCCTATATCCGCCCGCTGTTCTGCCGCGGCATCGGCCCATTCCGCTGGGCCGCGCTCTCCGGCGATCCGGAGGATATCTACAAGACCGACGCCAAGGTGCGCGAACTCACCCCCGGCAACACCCATCTGCACAACTGGCTCGACATGGCGCGCGAGCGCATTACCTTTCAGGGTCTGCCGGCCCGCATCTGCTGGGTCGGTCTCGGCGACCGCCACCGGCTGGGCCTTGCCTTTAACGAGATGGTGGCCAAGGGCGAACTCAAGGCGCCAGTCGTCATCGGCCGCGATCACCTCGATTCCGGCTCAGTCGCTTCGCCGAACCGCGAGACGGAAGCGATGAAGGACGGCTCGGACGCCGTGTCCGACTGGCCGCTGCTCAACGCGCTGCTCAACACCGCGTCGGGCGCCACCTGGGTGTCGCTGCATCATGGCGGCGGCGTCGGCATGGGTTTTTCCCAGCATGCAGGCATGGTCATCGTCGCCGACGGCACGCCGGACGCCGCCAGGCGCCTGGAGCGCGTGCTGTGGAACGACCCGGCGACCGGTGTCATGCGCCATGCCGATGCCGGCTACGACATCGCCATCGAGTGCGCAAAGGAGCACCAGCTCAATCTGCCCGGCATTCTCGGCTGACATCATGCGCATCCTTCGTGCCGCCGACTACCGCGTCATGCCGTGGAAGAACGGCGGCGGCACGACGACCGAGGTCGCCGTTTCGCCTGACAGCGCCGGTCTCGACGCGTTCGACTGGCGCGTCTCGATGGCGCGCGTCGAGGGCAGCGGGCCGTTCTCCAGCTTTACCGGCATCGACCGCACGCTGTCGGTGCTGGAAGGCGAGGGGATGGTGCTTGATGTCGCCGGCCAACCGGCGGCCCGGCTGACACCGGTTTCCCAGCCTTATGCCTTTCCAGCCGACCTGCCGACCAGTGCTGCGCTGATCGCCGGCCCGATCACCGACCTCAACGTCATGACGCGCCGTGGCCGCATGCTGCATTCGGTCGAGCGTCTGGCGGTTTCGCGGCCTGTGGACATCGCAACCCGCGCCGGTTCGACCCTCATCCTTTGTCACAAGGGCGAAGCTGTTTTCCCCGAAGCTCAGTCAATTCGCCTCGGCCCGCTCGACACGCTGCTGCTCGGGTCGGATGCTTCCGTCCTGCGGGTTGAGCCGGCTCGGGATACGACGCTGTTCGTGGTCCGGATAACCACCGCGGCCTGATGCTTTCGCGCCAACGGTTACCGCCTGTTTCCAAACATGATCGCAATGCCGGCGAAATATAGCGTAAGCTCTTGCCGGCATCACGAAAAAGCCCGAATCCTCCCCGTCGATCGATCCCGACGGGAGCGAGGGGCGCTCGTCTTTGAGTTTGGTCGAAAGATGACGCCCTGTCGTGGTGCGGAAACAAACTTTCGGCATAGGGGTTGATGCAACCAATTGCATTTGAACCGGTTTTAGGGCCATTGCCGTGGCGGTGACGCCGCTGAGTGCCCGCTTACGGAATTTTCAATGAATATTCAGACGAATCCTGCCCAGATCGAGAAGACAAGCGCGAGCTTTCCGGCCATCACGGAAGAGCCGATACGGTCGACATTCCTGCCCGAGGAGCGCCTGAGGCTGCTCGGCGAAAGCCTGGCAAAAGGCGATCTCACCGACCTGTTCGGCCTGATCCCGTTCGATTTCCAGGCCCGTATCCGCGACAGCGCCAAGAAGATCCTCGAAGTCTACCGGTCGACCAATGCGGCGCAGGCCAAGGGCGAAACCATCACCCCGGCCGCGCAATGGCTGCTCGACAACAACTATCTGGTCGAGGAGACCATTTTCCAGGTCAAGCGCGACCTGCCGCGCCGCTTCTATCGCCAGCTGCCGACGCTGAAATTGCCCGGTGGCGGCACCGTACCACGCGCTCTGGCGCTGGCCTGGACCTATGTAGCGCATTCGGACAGTTCCGTCTCGGCGACCATGTTCAAGTCCATCGTCCAGGGGTTTCAGTCGGTCGAGCCGCTGAAGATCGGTGAACTCTGGGCGCTGCCGTCGCTTCTGCGCTTCGTGCTGATCGAAAATCTCCGCCGGCTGGCCGTCAGGGTCAATCGCACCCGCCAGATGCGCCAGATATCCAACGATGTGGCTGACAAGGTTCTGGCGACCGACGACAGCGCCGACCGGCAGGCGATCCTGGCCAATTTCAGTGCGCATGCGCAGGACACCACCTTTGCCACGCAGCTTCTCTATCGCTTGCGCGATGGATCGCAGAATGCCGGCAAGGCCCTGGAATGGCTGGAAGGCGAGCTCGAAAAAGACCGGCTCCGATGCCGAGGAGATCATCATCTCCGAGCATCACACGCTGTCCAGCGGCAATGTGACGACCGGCAACATCATCCGCGGCCTGCGCCTCATCAACGACGTCGACTGGACCGTGTGGTTCGAAGGCGTCAGTCGCATCGATACCGTGCTGCGCGAGCGCACCGATTTCGCCGCGCTCGACTTCTTCTCGCGCGATCAATACCGCACCGCGATCGAGGAACTGGCGCGCCGCTCGAACCTGTCGGAATACCGCGTCGCCGAAAAGGCCATCGAACTGGCCGGCCAAGCCGCTAGTGAACACGCCGCCAGCGAACACGCATCGGCTGGTGATGGCGACGATTCCGCTCCGGCTCCGTCCGCGCATACCGATGTCGGCTTCTTCCTCGTCGGCCCGCGCCGGCTGGAACTGGAAAAAGCGATCGGCTATCGGCCCACCATCAGCCAGACGGTCAAGCGGACCTTCGCCAAGACCGGATGGCTGGGCATCGTCCTGCCGGTTTTCGCCCTGACGGCCCTGCTTCTTGTCCTCACTGGCAATGCGTTGGCCCATCTCGGCCTGTCGGTGACCTCGATCATCGTGATGCTGGCGCTGTTTGCCGTGCCGGCGAGCGAGGGCGCGCTGGCCTTCTTCAACACCGTGGTCTCGCTGTTCCTCAAACCGACACGCCTGATCGGCTATGACTATCGGCACGGCGTGCCACCCGAGGCGCGCACTCTGGTGGTTGTGCCGTCGCTGATCGGCTCGCGCGACGATGTCGAGGAAAACATCCGTAACCTCGAAGTGCACTACCTTGCCAATCTGGTGGACGAGATCCATTTCGCACTGCTGTCGGACTGGCCCGACAGCAAGATCGAGATCGATGCCGCGGACACCGAGATCCTCGAATATGCCCGCGCCGAGATCGCCCGTCTCAATGCCCGCTATCCCTCCGAAGGCGCGCCGCGCTTCTACATCCTGCACCGCCGCCGGCTCTTCAACGCGGCTCAAGGGGCCTGGATGGGCTGGGAGCGCAAGCGCGGCAAGCTGCATGAGCTTGACCTTTTGCTGCGTGGCGACAGCGACACCACTTTCCTGCCGCTCGAAGTGCCGCTGCCGGAAAAAGTCGTCCATGTGATGACGCTCGACGCCGACACGCGCACCACCCGCGACGCGGTGGCGAGCCTCGTCGGCAAGCTCTGCCATCCGC is a genomic window of Mesorhizobium huakuii containing:
- the hutC gene encoding histidine utilization repressor → MSLIETDDIDGGETVSLHQRILSDIREKILSGAWAPGHRIPFEHELTTEYNCSRMTVNKALSQLAKAGLIERRRRSGSFVRRPQSQAAVLELHDIRIEVEALALPYRYERLERLKRRSNAEDRALLGLSAAGSVLWIEGLHFAGERPFALEQRLINLSAVPEAGDEEFREIAAGPWLIGRVPWSEAEHRIRAMAADETVADALDIDPGAPCLVVERRTWSAEHPVTHVRFIYPAESHTLVARFTPSQG
- a CDS encoding formimidoylglutamate deiminase — protein: MTAIFAEQALLPEGWQGNVRIALDGGRIATVEADATPQAGDERHAILVPGMPNLHSHAFQRGMAGLAELRGPSADSFWSWREVMYRFALSMTPDQVEAVAAQLYVEMLEAGFSRVGEFHYLHHDRDGKPYANLAEMAERIAAAAGETGIGLTLLPVFYAHSSFGGAAPNEGQRRFINDVNRFSRLVEKSRESVRALNQAVVGVAPHSLRAATPEELNQVAALAPNGPIHIHVAEQVKEVEDCVAWSGARPVEFLLANAEVDQRWCLIHATHMTDTETIGMAKSGAIAGLCPITEANLGDGTFAAPLFTEHGGRFGVGSDSNVLIGLPDELRQLEYSQRLAHRARNVLAVAGGSTGRALFDAALDGGSVALGAGASQIAVGAAADLVSLDANTPSLAGKTGDAILDAWIFANGSKVDCVWVHGKKQVSGGRHAKGTAIAERFRKVMTALSQN
- the hutI gene encoding imidazolonepropionase, with protein sequence MGGANKKSGLRVWRNARLATMADGVAGLGIVEKGAIAARDGVIVYAGAEASMPASAGQGAEIIDCEGRWITPGLIDCHTHLVYAGNRANEFEMRLAGATYEEVARAGGGIVSSVKSLRAASEDELVAQTLPRLDALMAEGVTSVEVKSGYGLDLDNEKKSLRAARRLANERPVTVRTTCLAAHALPPEAKGDKDAFIDLVAKQIVPAVAAEGLADAVDGFCEGIAFSPEQMARIFDAAKALGLPVKLHADQLSNLHGAALAASYGALSADHLEYTDEAGAAAMAKAGTVATILPGAYYFIRETKKPPIDLIRRHGVKMAVATDSNPGTSPLTSLLLTMNMAATLFGLTVDECLAGVTREAARALGLLDKAGTLEAGKSADLAIWDIERPAELVYRMGFNPLHARIWRGQ
- the hutH gene encoding histidine ammonia-lyase, whose product is MTELTLKPGNATLADWRAIYRGAVPKLDDACRPKIKASAEAVARIVAKGEPVYGINTGFGKLASVRIPASDLETLQRNIVLSHAAGVGEPMPVAIARLMMALKLASLAQGASGVRAETIELLEAMLANDVIPVVPAQGSVGASGDLAPLSHMTAVMIGVGECFTPHGRFPAKVAFVSHGLEPVTLGAKEGLALLNGTQFSTAYALAALFEAEVLYQSALVAGALSTDAAKGSDAPFDPRIHVLRKHRGQIETAEALRNLMAGSAIRESHRVGDERVQDPYCLRCQPQVMGAALTVLRQAADTLGTEANGVTDNPLIFAEDDTALSGGNFHAEPVAFAADMIALAVCEIGSLSERRIAMLVDPALSGMPAFLTPKPGLNSGFMIPQVTAAALVSENKQKAYPASVDSIPTSANQEDHVSMAAHGARRLIGMVENATAVIGIELLAAAQGCDFHQPLASSNALEAVRKLVRAEVPHLDNDRHFHPDMEKAIAMVRSGATIKAAGAVTLPSISGA
- the hutG gene encoding N-formylglutamate deformylase, which codes for MTDWLTVTEGTAPLLVSIPHTGTDLAGIDNRLVSPWLGRRDCDWWIDNLYDFAAGLGATVVHTSISRTVIDVNRDPSGASLYPGQTTTTLCPTETFDGDPLYLPGEEPTPAEIDQRRISYFVPYHEMLAAQAVRLRGLHEKIVIYDCHSIRSVLPRLFYGTLPVFNLGTNDGQTADPTLQALVGQIMAESGESYVINGRFKGGWITRYFGNPQGGYHALQMELADRGYLREPEAKGEPDNWPVPYDAEFAAPIRATLTKILQTAIDWAGR
- the hutU gene encoding urocanate hydratase, which translates into the protein MMNNPRHNIREVRAPRGDKLNARYWTTEAPLRMLMNNLDPEVAENPNELVVYGGIGRAARTWNDFDSIVASLKTLGEDETLLVQSGKPVGVFRTHADAPRVLIANSNLVPHWATWDKFNELDKKGLMMYGQMTAGSWIYIGTQGIVQGTYETFVEAGRQHYGGNLKGKWILTGGLGGMGGAQPLAAVMAGACCLAIECNPDSIDFRLRTRYVDEKAETLDEAMEMIERWTKAGEAKSVGLLGNAAEIVPEMFRRGIRPDMVTDQTSAHDPINGYLPKGWTMAEWREKRVSDPKAVEKAARASMREHVEAMVAFWNAGVPTLDYGNNIRQVAKDEGFENAFAFPGFVPAYIRPLFCRGIGPFRWAALSGDPEDIYKTDAKVRELTPGNTHLHNWLDMARERITFQGLPARICWVGLGDRHRLGLAFNEMVAKGELKAPVVIGRDHLDSGSVASPNRETEAMKDGSDAVSDWPLLNALLNTASGATWVSLHHGGGVGMGFSQHAGMVIVADGTPDAARRLERVLWNDPATGVMRHADAGYDIAIECAKEHQLNLPGILG
- a CDS encoding HutD/Ves family protein — translated: MRILRAADYRVMPWKNGGGTTTEVAVSPDSAGLDAFDWRVSMARVEGSGPFSSFTGIDRTLSVLEGEGMVLDVAGQPAARLTPVSQPYAFPADLPTSAALIAGPITDLNVMTRRGRMLHSVERLAVSRPVDIATRAGSTLILCHKGEAVFPEAQSIRLGPLDTLLLGSDASVLRVEPARDTTLFVVRITTAA